AGTACGAATGGGACATTTTTAAATCAGTCTCTCCTTACGGAGCCGAAGCGTCTCAAAAATGGGGATGTGATTGAAATTGGCAATGTTCTAGTGACAGTGGAATTATCTTCTGAAGTTGCTTCTGCCGAATCAGCGATCGCGCACTCAGAAAAGCCTAATCGGACAGAAGTACAAACCATTCTCCGTAATGCGGAAGAATTAAGACAACGGTGGATGGATGGGGATAAGGTTAAAGATCCCCTTAGTACCGAGCATATTGCTCATGCGCGTTTACAATATATTGTTGAAATTGCCCGAGGCTTAAATAGTGCTGAATCCATTGAGGCGATTTTCTCGCAAGTGGAAGAGATAATTTTCCAAGAACTTCGTACTGTAGAACGATTAGCCTTATTAATTGATGTAGAAGGAACTGGAGATTTAGAATTATACAAAGCCGCTTCCCGTAAAATTAAGAGTTCTAATGGGGATCGCTCCTACCGTCAAGATATAAGTGATCTCTATGAAGGTCATTGGATTAGTCATTCAATTTGTGATCAAGTCTTTGAGGAAAAGGTTGCGATTAAAACGAAAAATGCCCAATTAGATGAGCGATTTTCTGAAACCAAAAGTATTTTAATGAAAGGAATTGGGGGAGCGTTAGCAGTTCCTTTATGGAATGAAAAACAGGTAGTAGGAGTTTTCTATGCTGATGCCACCACAGGGTTTGATCACCTTGATCCGAGTCAAGATCAGGATTTAAGCTTTTTCTCTACCATTGCCAATTTAGTTGCTTCTAGTGTCCAACGTTGGCTTCTTACCCGACGCTTACAGCAACAAGAACGAATCCGTCAACGACTAGAGCGGTATCACTCGCCAGCGGTGGTTCAACAGTTAATTACTTTTGGGGCAACTGAAGATACTTTACTCACTCCCGTGGAAGCAGATGTCAGTGTTTTATTTGCTGATATAGTTGGTTTTACTGCTATTTCTGAAGAATTAGCGCCAGAAGAGGTGGCAAAATTACTGAATTGTTTTTTTGAAGAAATGTTAAAACCCCTCTTTGCCATGGGGGGAACCTTAGATAAATTCATTGGTGACTGTATTATGGCGTTTTTTGGCGCACCTGAACCGCAGTCGGATCATGCTGATCGCGCTGTGAAAGTGGCAAAGGCGATGCTGGAACGCCTAGAACAGTTAAACCAGTCTCAGACATTCTCTCATCCCTTAGAATTGCGAGTGGCGATTAATAGTGGAAAAGCGGTGGTAGGAGATGTTGGTAGTTCCCAGCGCGTGGATTATACAGTATTAGGGGGAACTGTCAATTTAGCGTCTCGTTTAGAAGCAGTTTGTAAGCCTGGAGACTGTGTGATTAGTGAAAATACTTTCAATCGTCTTAACTATCAGACTCAGTTTTCTCCAATCGGCAAATCTAAGTTTAAGGGGATTGATCAAGCCATTACGGTTTATCGCGCCGAATGGTAATTTGGAACATTATTTTTATGATACATTAACCTACTTTACGGGAGGCTGTGGCGCGATCGCGTTTTCTCTTCTTATCATCATTGTTGGCAAAACAGTCTCAAGTGCGACAGAAAACTATAGTATAGCGCGATCTATGCTTCACTCAATCGCGATTAGAAATAATTGCTAAATTGGGAAGTAATTTTATTCAAAGTTTTAAAACTTAAAGTCCGAATGGGAATAGCGAGCAAGATGCTCGCACTACTCATAAGATTTCTAACTGTAGTGGGAGCGTCTCGCTCCCTAACTTCAAAATCTTTAGGAAAAGAAAGCAATTTCGCAGCTTTTTCTTACTAAAAGGTAAAATCAGTTCTGCTTAGTTCAATCATTTATAATGAAAATACCATCGTCATGGCAGAACTTCCTTGCCCTTCTACCAGGAACGCTTTTAACGGTTCTGACCATTACCGTCGCCTTTCTACGCTTTTATGATGAACAAGACTTCACAATCCTCGGAGAAATTAGAGAACCAAGAGTCTGGAGTAACCGACTCACCGTGGCAGCCCTCATGGTGGCAGTGGTTAATTTCGGCGTTGAGTGGAACCGTCGAAACCGAGAAACAAATCGCTTGGCTCAAGAAGAGCAGAGAAGAAGCGAGGAAGAGAGACGAAGAGAGAATGAAAGAATTGAACAAGAGAGAAGAAGAAGCGAGGAAGAGAGAAGAAGAATCGAAGAAATTGCACGAGCAGAGAATGAAAGAGCTGAGAGAAGATACCGAGAAATACAGCGCGATCGCGCAGCAGATCGAGAAAGAAACCGAGCAGCTGAAGAAAGAGAACGAGCGGCTCGCCGTGCTAGAATCCAAAATCGATGGTATCTTCTCCAAATACGGTATCAACTCCAACCCAACCAATTCAACCGAAGAGCCTTAAACGATTTCCTAGCTTTCTTACAAGAGTATGGAGAGTAAACTGTTATTGAATTGAGTTTAGATTGAGAGCGCGATGTGCGTAGCACGCTTGCCTTTGGCTTATCGCGCTTTCACTTCAGCTCTCACAACTGGTTGCCGTAAAGCAAAATCCAACCAACATGGTCACAGAATCTCAACAAGCACAAAAGCCACTCTATGAAACCGATTATTACCTCTGGATTTTAAAAACGGTTCAAAAACTCCAAAATCGAGAATTGGAAGCGATTGACTGGGAGAATCTAATTGATGAGGTATCGGATTTGAGTCGGCGGGAAAAAAGAAAACTACAAAGTTTATTAAAACGGCTATTTGAGCATCTGCTGAAACTCAAATACTGGGAAAATGAAGCAGAGAGAAATCGCAGACATTGGCGGGGAGAAATTGCTAACTTCCGCCAACAAATTAAATATCAGTTAGAAGATAGTCCGAGCTTAAACTCCTACTTAAAGGAAATTTTTAATCAATCTTATCGAGATGCGAGAGTGATTGCATCGGAAAAATCAGGATTATCCCTTGGCATCTTTCCTGAAGAACCGATCGCGCCTTTAGAGCAAATTTTAGATGAAAACTGGTTACCATAAAGTAAAATCAAATCCTCATCGAAGCCGTTTTACCTAACTGAAATCATGAGTGTTGCTCTCAACCGTTCCCTAATTTACCCTGATAGTGATGGCCAGCCCATGGCAGACAATACCAAACAATTTCGCTGGATTGTTCTGATCAAAGAAAACTTAGAACTCCTGTTTGCTAACGATCCAGAAGTCTTTGTAGCCGGGGATTTACTATGGTATCCCGTAGAAGGTCATCCCGAAATTCGCGTTGCTCCTGATGCCATGGTAGTATTTGGCAGACCAAAAGGCGATCGCGGTTCTTATCGTCAATGGGAAGAAGACAATATTGCCCCCCAAGTAGTGTTTGAAATCCTTTCTCCTGGCAATCGACTCAGGGAAATGACTCGTAAATGGGAATTTTATGATCGCTATGGCGTAGAAGAGTATTATATATACGACCCTGATGATAATGAGTTAGAAGGATTGCAGCGCCAAGAGGGAAGACTGAGAGTGATTCCAGAAATAGATCATTGGGTAAGCCCAAGATTAGAAATAAAATTTGTTCCGACTCCAGAAACTTTAGAAATTTACCGTCCTGATGGTAGAAAATTTTTATCGACTCTTGAACTCGAACAACGAGCTGAAAAATTAGCAGCCCAGCTTAGAGCATTAGGAGTTGAACCAGACGTTTAATCCATTTCTGAACAGTAAAAACCATGTTCTTGCTATTGGTTTTTAGGGTTAGACAAATCTAGATTTGAATTAACTGCGCGATCGCGCCTCCCAGGATTAGACAAATCTATAATTGAATTAACTGCGCGATCGCGCCTCCTAATAAAATAATAAATAACAACTGGTTGGCATAAAGTCAAAGCAAAAAGCATGGTCGTACCATCTCAAAAAAAACAAAAAAAACTCTATGAAACCGATTACCATCTTTGGGTATTAGAAACTGTTAAAAACTTACAAAATAAAGAGTTTGAAGCGATTGATTGGGAAAACTTAATTGAGGAAGTATCAGATTTGGGGCGGCGAGATCGGAAGAAGCTGAAAAGCCTGCTTAAAAAATTAATAGAACATTTACTGAAACTCAAATATTGGCAAGCTGAGAAGAGTAGGAATCAAGGACATTGGCAAGCAGAAATTACTAACTTTCGTCAACTCATTCAAGATGAATTAGAAGATAGCCCGAGTTTGCAACCTTATCTGCATGAAATTTATCCTCAATGTTATACCGAAGCCCGAAAAATTGCCTCTCAACGTTCTCAACTTCCCCTAAATACCTTCCCTGAAGAACCGATCGCGCCTTTAGAGCAAATTTTAGATGAAAACTGGTTACCATAAAGTAAAATCAAATCCTCATCGAAGCCGTTTTACCTAACTGAAATCATGAGTGTTGCTCTCAACCGTTCCTTAATTTATCCTGATAGTGATGGCCAGCCCATGGCAGACAATACCAAACAATTTCGCTGGATTGTTCTGATTAAAGAAAACTTAGAACTCCTGTTTGCAAACGATCCAGAAGTCTTTGTGGCGGGGGATTTACTATGGTATCCCGTAGAAGGTCATCCTGAAATTCGCGTTGCTCCTGATGCTATGGTAGTATTTGGCAGACCAAAAGGCGATCGCGGTTCTTATCGTCAATGGGAAGAAGACAATATTACCCCCCAAGTAGTGTTTGAAATCCTTTCTCCTGGCAATCGGGTAAAAGAAATGACCCGAAAACTACAGTTTTATGAACGTTATGGAGTAGAAGAGTATTATATATACGACCCCGATGAGAATGAATTAGAAGGATTGCAGCGAAAAGAAGGCAATTTAGAGTTAATAGAAGACATGAATGGCTGGGTGAGTCCCCAACTAGGCATTAAGTTCGTTTTAACTCCTGAAACCCTAGAAATCTATCGTCCTGATGGTAGAAAGTTTTTGTCTTCTCTGGAATTAGAACAACGCGCTGAACAAGAAGCTGAACGAGCGCAACAGGCAACTCAACGAGCCGAACAAGAAGCTCAACGCGCCAACCGTCTAGCGGAGCAATTGAGAGCCTTGGGGATTGATCCTGAAACCTAACTTACCCTTGAAACTGCCTATAATATAAGTAAGTCTAACAGGAATTTTGGTTATGACTTCTCTCTCAGTTCCCTTCCAAAAACCCCCTATTCTGGAAAACGGCGATCGCGTTACTCGTGATGAATTTGAGCGACGCTACCATCGGATGGGCAATGTCAAAAAAGCGGAATTAATTGAAGGAACTGTCTATATGCCTTCTCCAGT
This window of the Euhalothece natronophila Z-M001 genome carries:
- a CDS encoding adenylate/guanylate cyclase domain-containing protein produces the protein MKLTTELALKINVEGSPEQTLEVSQDQLIFGRSSQCDVYLPYSEISRQHCQLRRLAKGQWRIEDLGSTNGTFLNQSLLTEPKRLKNGDVIEIGNVLVTVELSSEVASAESAIAHSEKPNRTEVQTILRNAEELRQRWMDGDKVKDPLSTEHIAHARLQYIVEIARGLNSAESIEAIFSQVEEIIFQELRTVERLALLIDVEGTGDLELYKAASRKIKSSNGDRSYRQDISDLYEGHWISHSICDQVFEEKVAIKTKNAQLDERFSETKSILMKGIGGALAVPLWNEKQVVGVFYADATTGFDHLDPSQDQDLSFFSTIANLVASSVQRWLLTRRLQQQERIRQRLERYHSPAVVQQLITFGATEDTLLTPVEADVSVLFADIVGFTAISEELAPEEVAKLLNCFFEEMLKPLFAMGGTLDKFIGDCIMAFFGAPEPQSDHADRAVKVAKAMLERLEQLNQSQTFSHPLELRVAINSGKAVVGDVGSSQRVDYTVLGGTVNLASRLEAVCKPGDCVISENTFNRLNYQTQFSPIGKSKFKGIDQAITVYRAEW
- a CDS encoding DUF29 domain-containing protein, with protein sequence MVTESQQAQKPLYETDYYLWILKTVQKLQNRELEAIDWENLIDEVSDLSRREKRKLQSLLKRLFEHLLKLKYWENEAERNRRHWRGEIANFRQQIKYQLEDSPSLNSYLKEIFNQSYRDARVIASEKSGLSLGIFPEEPIAPLEQILDENWLP
- a CDS encoding Uma2 family endonuclease, with product MSVALNRSLIYPDSDGQPMADNTKQFRWIVLIKENLELLFANDPEVFVAGDLLWYPVEGHPEIRVAPDAMVVFGRPKGDRGSYRQWEEDNIAPQVVFEILSPGNRLREMTRKWEFYDRYGVEEYYIYDPDDNELEGLQRQEGRLRVIPEIDHWVSPRLEIKFVPTPETLEIYRPDGRKFLSTLELEQRAEKLAAQLRALGVEPDV
- a CDS encoding DUF29 domain-containing protein, translated to MVVPSQKKQKKLYETDYHLWVLETVKNLQNKEFEAIDWENLIEEVSDLGRRDRKKLKSLLKKLIEHLLKLKYWQAEKSRNQGHWQAEITNFRQLIQDELEDSPSLQPYLHEIYPQCYTEARKIASQRSQLPLNTFPEEPIAPLEQILDENWLP
- a CDS encoding Uma2 family endonuclease gives rise to the protein MSVALNRSLIYPDSDGQPMADNTKQFRWIVLIKENLELLFANDPEVFVAGDLLWYPVEGHPEIRVAPDAMVVFGRPKGDRGSYRQWEEDNITPQVVFEILSPGNRVKEMTRKLQFYERYGVEEYYIYDPDENELEGLQRKEGNLELIEDMNGWVSPQLGIKFVLTPETLEIYRPDGRKFLSSLELEQRAEQEAERAQQATQRAEQEAQRANRLAEQLRALGIDPET